The following coding sequences are from one Bufo bufo chromosome 2, aBufBuf1.1, whole genome shotgun sequence window:
- the LOC120991315 gene encoding gastrin-releasing peptide: MEGALIFWRYRTLFSLILCTLVLFKVHSQAAPSQQHQDTAPLSKIYTRGSHWAVGHLMGKKSIEEYPYMYDGGDRTSISGYADGDKSVEGSQQWKDALLSLLKMLDTSDIRNSQSMRDTKLYNRKFWDSEDINNNNNYKEVLDYLYQMMKENAQS, from the exons ATGGAAGGAGCATTGATCTTCTGGAGATACCGCACCCTCTTCTCCCTCATTCTCTGCACTTTGGTCCTATTCAAAGTTCATTCCCAGGCAGCTCCATCCCAGCAGCACCAGGACACAGCTCCTCTCTCCAAAATATACACCCGGGGCAGCCACTGGGCTGTAG GCCATTTAATGGGTAAAAAGAGTATAGAGGAATATCCTTATATGTatgatggaggagacaggacctcCATCTCTGGGTATGCGGATGGCGATAAGTCCGTGGAAGGATCTCAACAGTGGAAAGATGCTCTTCTTAGCTTATTGAAGATGTTGGATACCAGCGACATCAGAAATTCCCAGTCCATGAGAGATACAAAGTTATATAACAGGAAATTCTGGGACTCTGAGGAcatcaacaacaacaacaactatAAAGAG GTGTTGGATTACCTCTACCAGATGATGAAGGAGAACGCACAGAGCTGA